The genomic window gaacataaataaaacatattttttgtattgtaggtaaaaataaagttaatactaaaatgtttaaagagtTATGTATTTACCCAACAATCCGAATGGGGGGCTTAAATCCACCCTACTCCTCCTCTTATTACAACTATAATCAttgaataagataaataatgcTGAGTGGAAACAGTTAGTTAGTCTATATcactaaatacctatatatctaattttatgtggggtttttttatataggtaattatattagtaagtGCCTATTAgtcacttttaatttttttaaattttaaaattgctctgctaagaaacaaaattaaaatttgtattaattctgaataatgttatttttggtTCATggcatattttcaataattcctTGGGgaggtttttaatattttaaaaaccctATCTAGGTAgcacaaattacaaataagaTAATGCAGCGATACTCCAAACTAAAATAACCCAACTGTCTTAGATAGTTATATAGACCTTATCTATCtacatcattaaattattagaaaacccataataaaatatttatttaacataaggtaattttttttttgttctggaAGGGGAGGGGGTTGAATCCAAGACCCTCCCGTAAATACACCattgtattcatttatattttgttaacatttagtaaataatatcttgacaaaaataaaaaatatttaaaatgaaacaatattagttcacatactatacaaaaattaattacctaacttatgtaaacattatataaataaccttagtaataataattttaatatttttaagtaccatTTAGCCATATTTGGCGAACtcaggtatataatttatatcacccTTTGAGAGGCATTGTGATTTTTTCACATTTCTAAGACATTTAatcttgataatattttaatataaaaatctaacagctagtaaattaaaataattaagaatacttttatacaatgtaaaatacataacaatatattataataaatacaatttttttttcttgattgaTAGTAAAATCAtcaattagattataataaataattgtaattgaaaaattcaatatttagaaTCATCATTTGCCTGTTAATTTATACTCAATTTCAATAGAGAATGTACCAGGTGATGATCAGTTTTTATCCAACAGTATGGTGTCGCTCTCATATTACAGCTAAATGGTAAAGAACTGGTAAAAAGTGTTAAATAGTACGCAGATCTAATATATTCTCTTTTGAAACAGAGTGTAgtgttcaaataaattttaataggtactatgaagtcaagtaaaattaatatgtataataaattctatttcattattaaaaatgtaaatgaaatgtttaaatacttgCATATAAggatagtaataaataataattattaattaatattattattattattattatcaaacaagtgtaaatttttttaacaagacattgaaatatttgttgacTATTGagtccatattataatatatattttgttctgaACTAATTATgtcctacataataatattatcagttatttatataaatatgaagttatatttgtcatttgttaataattttaattgggaAGGGGTCCAGAACTGTGatattctttaattaattaattgaacataatcaaggtttactaaaaaattacattattaatcaaaaattccaaaaaatatccgtttataatttcaagtaATCCAAAACCTacaacagttattattattccctaCATTAATATTAGTGCAATACGCTTATCCATCTCTCTCAGATAAAAACATgattaggtatacaatttatttataatttaaaataagttataacgtaacttatttaaaattataatttgatttttatagatGATTTAAAaggatcaataaaaaaattaggttttactcaaggtatattttatcaattgatgataaatatatCAGCAAACATATCTCGTGATCTTGGTATGATACCAGGTGGTGAATTTCGTAGAGCTGTTGTTGaagtaataatttcatattttttttttttttaatatggtttatatgtttataaaaaatatttttattttatttttaaaatttaggctAAAAAATATAGCAGCCACATTTATCTGGGTGATAGACCAGttgatataactataaaaagagTGATTTCAATGTTGAGTTGGCcaaaaagtattaaactattagCACACTTGTTATTTACtgcagattttaaaattacgtaAGTATTCATACTTACTTGTTatcaaatgtaattttcatacgataaaatattttaattttattagaaaagaaGATGtcgaaaaattcaaaaacaaagaCTTACTAGAAACATTAATGCATGAAATGGCTGCTGACTATCCAGAGTTGGAGAGAGTAATAGTTGATGAAAGAGATAAATTCTTAACTCATAGTTTACAATGCTGTGCTGGATTTGTAATTGATAAAGCTGGAAATAAGCCAAATACATTGAATTCAAGTAAGTAGtagagtaaatataaaatgattttttaaaagttataattcttcaaagaataacaattataataataataatttaaaataggacCTCAAGTTGTTGTTGGCGTAGTTGGATTAGGTCATGTTGCtggtattaaaaagtattgggAAAAAATTACTGATGAGCAAATTGCAGAACTTATTATGTAAGTTAtttgttagttttattaaatatctttaattcatttttatacttacaacataaacaaattggtacttatttataatcgcTCCACCACCGTTTAAAGtattgttattcataataaaatttctgATATATCTTATGCTTAGGTTTGTCTAGTATGTCATCTAAGTAAAAGGGATAGATActtgagtattttattatgttaatcatTTTAGTATGTCTGCAACACAGCAATGTTATCAAGttcatacctattttataaaaaaaatattagtttattttaaaatattgttaaaaattaattttaatctattattttcttcaatatttaatattgggaattgacattcaatttttacaacaaacattattattataacaaataaaatgtatgatatttaataggagctattatttttaattaatattagaattatcGTCATTCAccaaattgattaaattggAACATTTCTGCTTTACTTGTCAATTGTCATGGTaccaatatttgatatttaatattaaaaaacaatgcaaatcaaaatattaaaaaaaatttatttcttcaTTTCAGATTTAATTAAGTCATttacttacttattttaaaacgtaataaCATAGGTTAACCATgacataatatcatgttcGTGGTGATAACCCCCACACAAACTCacccatatatttattatctattatccatctaaattaaaaaagatttcatattaaacaaaaaatcgtTAGGTTAGGCCAAGCGGCCTAGCACCCCCCCACTAGATCCGCCCCTGATATTTAAGGATTTAAGGATATgctattatcaatttaaataatttactaagaaatataatagtacaatgAAAAATTGTCTTTTGTCGagtgataaattttatataggttGGTAGCAGGgcgattacaaataaatactgacaaattatactatactactcaataaaagtatttgGTCAGTGGTCTTatgttgtatacaattaataaatataaaaagaatattttaatctaaaatgttgatatattattattgtttagaatTCCGCCTCAATCAAGAAGTAGCAAAGTTATTAAAGTTGTCATCAAGGTTTCTGCCTATGGTTTACTTTTATGGGGTGTTTCAAAGATCCCTGGTGTAAGATCATTATCAAAAATGGCTTATGATGCAGTTACTTCTACATATGTTCaaggaaaatttataaaattacaataaactatcaaaaatcaatattccgttatatgtatattatattttatggtatgtataactgtataagtatcaactttgaattttaacttaatttaatatattgtacgtcaaataaatttgaacaCTCCTGATTGTgtgtaatgttaaaattaaatgaaatattttataagtcattGTCAAGTATCAATTTAGATATACCTGCTGATTATGGGCACTTCAGAACAAATCTTATGGTTAAGTTTAAACCAATAGTATGGCTAACAATGTCATAGtaaagacaaaatatttaatattaatgctaaaacttaaaaaattaaaaacctataataaaatacattgttggtgtatttatattttattcattttaaaaataaaaataaaactagtttCTCTTGAATAAACCTTAGAAGGCGCTGCGGCAGGATTCTAAGCTCAGCAGCAGCAATGTATGTGGTTAACGCACGttacttaatttttgtaacaactgcctaatttgtattttgctaAAATTAACATAGTGTAGTACATTTTTGGCCATGGCcgattgacaaaaattaaaaattacaacaaaaaccaatttatttgttaagtaTGGTCTAACTTTCCTATATAAAATTTGGTTAAAACCTAACCCAACCCAGaatctgaaataaaattgtactataCTGTTGCAACAATgtagttttagtattttttttttgtaatttaatgtttatatactaattattttctttatttttatttttgttacagtcataaataataaatagcaaatacaattatacaaataaatatatttaataatgtatagcaaTAATCAATGCGAAGATAATTATGATCATATTGATATTTCACTTGTATATTCTTCAACAAACATTCCAGGACCTGGCTGTAATATGAGTGATTTAAACAGCTGTCCCAATCAAATGTGTAACTGTACTGATTTGTGCCAAGCACCAAGCTGTGAATGCTTTGGTACAgctggttataataattatgataattttggtAAACTAATTTCAGTTAATAGGTTAATTTATGaatgtaatgatttatgtAAGTGCACATCATGTCAAAATCGAATTGTTCAACTTGGACCCAGAATTGGCTTGCGCATTTCTCACTGCAGCAAAGGCTATGGATTATATACCGATATCGCTATAGAAAAAGGACAATTTGTTTGTGAATATGCTGgtgaaataattgatttaactgAAGCACAGAGACGTTCAAATGcagataatgaaaattatatatttgtgataAACGAACATTTTTCTGGTCATATAACCACAACCGTAATTGATGCCACAGTTATTGGAAATATTGGTCGATATATTAATCATAGCTGTGAACCCAATTGCATGATTGTGCCAGTACGAGTTGATTCATTAATTCCAAGGCTAGCAATTTTTGCAATAAAAGATGTTCAGTGTAATGAAGAAATAACAT from Aphis gossypii isolate Hap1 chromosome 1, ASM2018417v2, whole genome shotgun sequence includes these protein-coding regions:
- the LOC114119755 gene encoding traB domain-containing protein, producing MVDQVTFPDTVSVLKSSNGSVVYLVGTAHFSKESQEDVAQVINAVKPDVVVIELCYNRNSILTIDESTIANVTGITLDDLKGSIKKLGFTQGIFYQLMINISANISRDLGMIPGGEFRRAVVEAKKYSSHIYLGDRPVDITIKRVISMLSWPKSIKLLAHLLFTADFKITKEDVEKFKNKDLLETLMHEMAADYPELERVIVDERDKFLTHSLQCCAGFVIDKAGNKPNTLNSRPQVVVGVVGLGHVAGIKKYWEKITDEQIAELIIIPPQSRSSKVIKVVIKVSAYGLLLWGVSKIPGVRSLSKMAYDAVTSTYVQGKFIKLQ
- the LOC114119746 gene encoding probable histone-lysine N-methyltransferase set-23; the encoded protein is MYSNNQCEDNYDHIDISLVYSSTNIPGPGCNMSDLNSCPNQMCNCTDLCQAPSCECFGTAGYNNYDNFGKLISVNRLIYECNDLCKCTSCQNRIVQLGPRIGLRISHCSKGYGLYTDIAIEKGQFVCEYAGEIIDLTEAQRRSNADNENYIFVINEHFSGHITTTVIDATVIGNIGRYINHSCEPNCMIVPVRVDSLIPRLAIFAIKDVQCNEEITYHYGGEGSHSQNNLSDVKCLCESFSCNRFLPRKTGLF